A section of the Roseivirga sp. BDSF3-8 genome encodes:
- a CDS encoding TauD/TfdA family dioxygenase: MKPRKIRKGLSNLKTNTVNTQQKLVEKTPALPEGGPIMVKALMSGVSLQGWIKENESEVNTLLKKYGGILFRGFAVDTREKFKAVVDKLELNSLNYTMRSSPRYEVTDKVYHSTTHPADQMINMHTESSYAMTWPMKAIFCCIIPADEQGETPVADTRQVLSKLSPQLREKFGRLGIKYVRNLSSKLGLSWQEVFQTEDKAAVEAECKRNNMNFSWIGENELRIDWKKQAIYQHPYSNELVWFNHGFFFNQYTLEDHFREMVGEDALPFNTYFGDGSPISKEEFKELKAAWDESMIVFPWEKGDLLYLDNMLMAHGRMPFKGDRQILVSLLEPMSEEQFAPEAETLA; encoded by the coding sequence ATGAAACCAAGGAAAATAAGAAAAGGTCTCTCTAACCTTAAAACTAATACTGTAAACACTCAACAGAAACTGGTAGAAAAAACACCGGCTCTACCAGAAGGCGGCCCTATAATGGTCAAAGCACTGATGAGTGGCGTATCCCTGCAGGGGTGGATCAAAGAAAATGAATCAGAGGTCAATACACTGCTGAAAAAATACGGAGGGATCCTTTTCAGGGGCTTTGCAGTGGATACCCGCGAAAAGTTTAAAGCTGTAGTAGATAAACTTGAGCTTAACTCTTTGAATTATACCATGAGGTCATCACCACGCTATGAGGTTACCGATAAAGTGTATCATTCAACCACTCACCCGGCCGACCAGATGATCAACATGCATACTGAGTCTTCATATGCAATGACCTGGCCCATGAAAGCCATCTTCTGCTGTATAATCCCGGCAGATGAACAAGGAGAAACACCGGTTGCTGATACACGGCAGGTATTGAGCAAACTAAGTCCGCAGCTTAGAGAAAAATTCGGCAGGCTGGGAATAAAGTATGTACGAAATCTATCTTCAAAACTTGGCCTGTCCTGGCAGGAGGTATTTCAGACTGAAGACAAAGCTGCGGTAGAGGCAGAATGTAAGCGAAACAATATGAACTTCTCCTGGATAGGAGAAAACGAATTACGTATTGATTGGAAAAAGCAGGCCATTTACCAGCACCCCTACAGCAATGAGCTAGTGTGGTTTAATCATGGATTTTTCTTTAATCAATACACCTTAGAGGACCATTTCAGGGAAATGGTTGGAGAAGATGCCTTGCCGTTTAACACCTACTTTGGCGACGGCTCACCCATTTCAAAAGAGGAATTTAAGGAGCTTAAAGCAGCATGGGATGAAAGCATGATTGTTTTTCCCTGGGAAAAGGGAGACTTGCTTTACCTGGATAATATGTTGATGGCACATGGCAGGATGCCTTTTAAAGGAGATCGCCAGATTCTGGTTTCGTTGCTGGAACCAATGAGTGAAGAACAGTTCGCACCGGAAGCTGAAACTTTAGCCTGA
- a CDS encoding amino acid adenylation domain-containing protein, translating to MESLEQPKQYTLSPVQQRIWNISKKSANPYTVVCANVSGQLTHNHIVEAMEQLGRKYNVLRFKLVKAAAFEYPLQQEENQVSYSLEVLDLIREDEQEKAIHEKKLSWCEASPEESNNALELLWIKTTDTESQLWIRSHPILLDLKSMDLLLHDFFAACNGNLSGEEVLPYENYIQWQDDLLQDPEAEGLHFWKKFQNKDLNNRIIPFEGEETGTPCLKKHRVYLTAEIKDALAKLAAKEDLEMSQLMIGLFSKFLYAYDNQDSITLGISRFNRIYEELEGALGAMTKTLPLTLEPALEDEAFFSKLREEDEAIMDWDDFFSFENAGQSSDASIAYGIITIPEACYTPVKGDITYSVTDFSEVSEPYRLKMIIQEKPDAIWTDLYYAEGRFSPEVISWIGQQWKSYLNRKLSLEQNSSILSSDVEWNEKVEDVIILDLFSYQVAENGGKKAVVYKDTCLTYNALDQKSNAFARVLQTKYGIAPGKRVALLLERSEWLPVAIWGVLKAGAAYIPIDTAYPSERIEQILESGSCSAVITTKDVAATAGLTHEEPVLYIGEELIEGVSEERVPTNISSKDLAYIIFTSGSTGRPKGVMISHGSFSNYIQWANAYYTPNGERGNWGLLTSIAFDLTITCLFASLTRGQQLIIADKEKSMAQILQEFTSPGSGFEVDILKLTPSHITMLKNLGQTTTSLKKVVLGGEALEKEHVQTLFSWNPEIEIYNEYGPTETTVGCVVKKLSPSDDRILIGKGVANTDLCILDHKLQQVEEGMAGELYIGGKGLAEGYLGQEELTKKVFTTLHSDPSGAKWYKSGDLVRLTLGGDLEYLGRVDKQIKIRGFRIEPAEIQAALQQFEGVSQSYISVMEQDNQKLLVAFILTENSINETNIQEGLKAKLPAYMIPGMLVQVDNFPITTNGKTDDKALLQIAHQQKAKSEQAYIAPRTPLEQQLADIWKEILPQDKVSITDDFFNLGGNSLTFSQLLLRIRQKMEIKVSFTDFFEYTTLEKQASYLAGAETGEAEKAIGKAPESEYYPLSPSQYGIWKAAQAEGSNIAYNMPILFQVEGQIDLTAMERAIERLITIHESLRTVFVPVADAGVGQKVLSAGTFTDILEIIDVDSESTEDSLSGLFREKIRKPFDLANGPLIRFQLFRVSDASYYFLFNMHHIIGDNWTMKLFFHQFFKAYLSFEQGNEPELLHPEFQYKDYSVWLQDKLQSSEGQKMEDYWLASFEEEPEPLNMPTDHVRPETRKYEGVTINTAFDEEETRILREFTKKHDGTLFMSLMVLLNAVYHKYTGQQDLVIGSPIAGREHEGLEEQIGLFVNTLALRNNFEPDVQINDLYSTVRKNTLAGYANQLYPFDTLLNKLDYPAQPGRSPLFDVMIVLQNVPYKPSEEAPETLSIREMKFDWGSSKYDFCYFFVEDEDRVRIHLEYDSELYNNETVQKLLENIKYVVTQLPSAKSLTDIALQTEASEAEEEDEFLSQMMNM from the coding sequence ATGGAAAGCTTAGAACAACCTAAACAATATACTCTTTCTCCTGTTCAACAACGTATTTGGAATATCTCCAAAAAATCAGCTAATCCCTATACTGTAGTATGCGCCAACGTTAGTGGTCAATTAACGCATAATCATATTGTTGAGGCAATGGAGCAACTGGGGCGTAAATACAACGTACTCCGATTCAAGCTTGTTAAGGCTGCAGCCTTTGAATACCCATTACAGCAGGAAGAAAATCAGGTTTCGTATTCACTGGAAGTCCTGGACCTTATCCGCGAGGATGAGCAGGAAAAAGCCATACATGAGAAAAAGTTATCATGGTGTGAAGCCTCACCTGAGGAGAGCAACAATGCCCTGGAACTTCTGTGGATTAAAACTACAGATACAGAATCTCAATTATGGATCAGGTCCCATCCCATATTGCTGGACCTGAAGAGCATGGATCTTTTGCTCCATGATTTTTTTGCAGCTTGTAACGGAAACCTATCTGGTGAAGAAGTATTGCCTTATGAAAATTATATTCAGTGGCAAGACGACCTCCTGCAGGATCCGGAAGCTGAAGGCCTTCATTTCTGGAAGAAATTCCAAAACAAGGACCTTAACAATCGCATCATTCCTTTTGAAGGTGAAGAAACAGGTACACCCTGCCTGAAAAAGCACAGGGTGTATTTGACTGCAGAAATTAAAGATGCCTTGGCTAAACTGGCAGCAAAGGAAGATCTGGAAATGTCCCAGCTTATGATTGGGTTATTTTCAAAATTCCTGTACGCTTATGATAATCAGGACTCTATCACACTTGGCATCAGCCGGTTTAACCGGATTTATGAAGAATTAGAGGGTGCCCTGGGCGCTATGACCAAAACCCTGCCTTTGACTCTCGAACCAGCTTTAGAAGATGAAGCCTTCTTTTCAAAACTCAGGGAAGAGGACGAAGCAATAATGGATTGGGATGATTTCTTCAGTTTTGAAAATGCCGGACAAAGCAGCGATGCATCTATTGCATATGGTATAATTACCATACCCGAGGCATGCTACACGCCGGTAAAGGGTGATATTACATACTCCGTCACTGACTTTTCTGAGGTTTCCGAGCCTTACAGGCTTAAAATGATTATTCAGGAGAAACCGGATGCTATTTGGACTGATCTCTATTATGCTGAAGGCAGGTTTAGCCCGGAGGTGATATCATGGATTGGTCAGCAATGGAAAAGCTATCTGAACAGAAAACTCTCTCTGGAGCAAAACAGCTCAATATTATCTTCTGATGTAGAGTGGAATGAAAAGGTAGAGGATGTTATTATTTTAGACCTGTTTTCGTACCAGGTAGCTGAAAATGGTGGAAAGAAAGCTGTAGTCTATAAAGACACTTGTTTAACTTATAATGCCCTTGACCAAAAAAGTAATGCCTTTGCCAGAGTGCTGCAAACCAAATATGGTATTGCCCCCGGTAAGCGCGTTGCATTACTTCTGGAAAGAAGTGAATGGCTTCCTGTAGCTATTTGGGGCGTACTCAAAGCCGGAGCAGCCTATATTCCTATAGATACCGCCTATCCATCTGAAAGAATAGAACAAATTCTTGAAAGTGGTTCATGCAGTGCAGTAATAACAACTAAGGATGTAGCCGCCACAGCAGGCCTTACACATGAAGAGCCCGTTTTGTATATAGGAGAGGAACTGATAGAGGGTGTTTCAGAGGAACGTGTTCCTACTAATATTTCCTCTAAAGACCTGGCTTATATCATATTTACTTCCGGCTCTACCGGAAGGCCTAAGGGAGTTATGATCAGCCACGGCAGCTTTTCCAATTATATCCAATGGGCGAATGCCTACTATACTCCAAATGGAGAAAGGGGCAACTGGGGGTTACTGACTTCCATTGCATTTGACTTAACCATAACCTGCCTGTTTGCTTCTCTAACCCGTGGTCAGCAACTAATTATTGCTGACAAAGAAAAGAGCATGGCTCAGATACTGCAGGAGTTTACAAGCCCGGGATCCGGCTTTGAGGTGGATATTCTTAAACTTACGCCTTCTCATATCACCATGTTGAAAAACCTGGGACAAACTACTACTTCGTTGAAAAAGGTAGTTCTGGGCGGTGAGGCACTTGAAAAGGAACATGTACAAACTCTTTTTTCATGGAATCCTGAAATAGAGATATACAATGAATACGGCCCTACTGAAACTACCGTAGGCTGCGTAGTTAAGAAATTGTCTCCGTCGGATGATCGTATTCTTATCGGTAAGGGAGTTGCCAATACTGATCTTTGCATTCTTGACCATAAACTTCAGCAAGTAGAAGAAGGAATGGCCGGCGAGCTTTATATAGGAGGAAAAGGACTCGCAGAAGGATACCTGGGCCAGGAAGAGTTAACTAAAAAAGTCTTTACCACACTCCATTCGGACCCTTCCGGCGCAAAATGGTATAAAAGTGGAGATTTAGTCCGCCTTACACTAGGTGGAGACCTGGAATACCTCGGCCGGGTAGATAAGCAAATTAAAATCAGAGGTTTCAGAATTGAACCGGCAGAAATCCAGGCTGCATTACAGCAATTTGAAGGGGTGAGCCAATCCTACATAAGTGTAATGGAACAGGACAATCAGAAACTGCTTGTTGCTTTTATTCTGACTGAAAACTCCATTAATGAAACAAATATCCAGGAAGGATTAAAGGCGAAATTACCCGCATATATGATACCTGGTATGCTGGTGCAGGTTGATAACTTCCCCATTACTACTAATGGCAAAACGGATGATAAGGCTCTGCTGCAAATAGCCCATCAGCAAAAAGCTAAAAGTGAACAGGCATATATAGCTCCCAGAACTCCGCTGGAACAGCAATTAGCGGACATCTGGAAGGAAATTTTACCACAGGATAAGGTAAGTATTACTGATGACTTCTTTAACTTGGGAGGCAATAGCCTTACCTTCTCCCAGCTCCTGTTGCGTATTCGCCAGAAAATGGAAATAAAAGTTTCATTTACAGACTTTTTCGAATACACTACCCTGGAAAAACAAGCTTCCTATCTTGCAGGTGCAGAGACTGGTGAGGCAGAAAAAGCAATAGGTAAAGCCCCAGAAAGTGAATATTATCCGCTTTCACCTTCTCAGTATGGTATATGGAAAGCGGCACAGGCAGAAGGAAGCAATATCGCATATAATATGCCCATCCTTTTCCAGGTAGAAGGTCAGATAGACCTTACAGCAATGGAAAGGGCTATTGAAAGGCTAATTACTATTCACGAAAGTCTTCGAACAGTATTTGTACCTGTTGCGGACGCAGGTGTCGGTCAGAAAGTACTTAGCGCCGGAACCTTTACTGATATTCTTGAAATAATTGACGTAGACAGTGAAAGCACGGAAGATTCTCTTTCCGGACTTTTCAGGGAGAAAATCCGTAAACCTTTTGATCTGGCTAACGGTCCCCTTATACGTTTTCAGCTTTTCAGAGTTAGTGATGCATCATATTATTTCCTTTTCAATATGCATCATATTATAGGTGATAACTGGACTATGAAACTCTTCTTTCATCAGTTCTTTAAAGCCTATTTGAGCTTTGAACAGGGTAATGAGCCGGAACTTTTACATCCTGAATTTCAATATAAGGATTATTCAGTCTGGCTTCAGGACAAACTGCAAAGCAGTGAAGGCCAAAAGATGGAAGACTACTGGCTTGCAAGCTTTGAGGAGGAACCAGAGCCCCTCAATATGCCTACAGACCATGTACGGCCTGAGACCCGGAAATATGAAGGTGTAACTATAAACACCGCCTTTGATGAAGAGGAAACCCGTATCCTGCGTGAATTCACAAAGAAACATGATGGTACCCTTTTCATGAGTCTTATGGTATTGCTTAATGCAGTGTATCATAAATATACCGGGCAGCAGGATCTCGTAATAGGCTCCCCTATTGCAGGCAGGGAACATGAGGGACTTGAAGAGCAGATTGGCCTTTTTGTAAATACCCTGGCATTAAGGAACAACTTTGAGCCGGACGTTCAAATAAATGACCTTTATAGTACTGTAAGAAAAAATACTCTTGCAGGCTATGCCAATCAGTTATACCCTTTTGACACCCTATTAAATAAGCTGGATTACCCTGCCCAGCCAGGCCGTTCTCCCTTATTTGATGTCATGATCGTACTGCAAAATGTACCCTACAAACCTTCTGAAGAGGCACCGGAAACTCTTTCTATAAGGGAGATGAAGTTTGACTGGGGCAGCAGTAAATATGACTTCTGCTATTTCTTCGTGGAAGATGAAGACAGAGTCAGAATACACCTGGAATATGACAGTGAGTTGTACAATAATGAGACCGTGCAGAAGCTTCTGGAAAACATAAAATATGTAGTAACCCAGCTACCATCTGCTAAATCCCTCACAGACATTGCACTCCAGACCGAGGCATCAGAAGCGGAGGAAGAGGATGAGTTCCTGTCCCAAATGATGAATATGTAA